Proteins co-encoded in one Meiothermus sp. genomic window:
- a CDS encoding tetratricopeptide repeat protein, translating to MLQLRLLGPPYAQLEGQRWELASGKPVYLLLYLAYQGDWVSRAHLAALFYPDQDEPTARHRLRLLLSRLRELPWAGGLEAEPQRLRFRVATDVQAFRAAIQQQDWPKAIQLHLQPLLNQFPIREADAFEAWLEAEREELRSLWREAVLETTLALGQNGRHKEAAGLLRQVWEQDIFDEQILQAYMRSLHAQGSRDGVLAVFELFKGQLQSELGLAPLPETEQLAEAIRQGRPPAPPPAPARLPLPDSPLIGRQRELAELSSGAARLRVLTGMGGVGKTRLALELAQQQTAQLAHGAFFVSLTGVENPEQLPSAIAEALGFTFFGPREPKTQLLDYLKNKELLLVLDNFDHLLQEAGLLAEMLEQAPKLHLLVTSRQHLDLPEAWNYPLTGLPRPDPNNLESSEAIQLFVQAARRSRPNFQPTPTDLQAIAELCQTVEGLPLALELASAWVRELSCREILEEIRDHQALLDPKTSGMEAVFEYSWHLLSPEQQHLMLGLSLFRGGFNRAAAQKTQGASHYLLLSLVGRSLLQKEPTGRYQMHPLLQQYTWHKLARQPQLQSQLQRQHALYFAALLEAGGEQLRQGRWDRVVDEVAVEAENIRAAWAWLLEGHHWPQLEAGLGAWGHSLSARGLYREGETTFARLAETAQREGKPLLWARATQRRGWFGLQLGQTERAKALLEQSLPPVEQQHHTDGLLFGYNGLGVAWERLGDYPQAEHWFQKARALAEQTQNTASLANILNGLGNTCRWTGRFAEAAAYFRQGLRLAEAVGNRQTTAFLLANLGGALWELGEHPAGWQTTQQAAQLAEELQHWPLFSGCLSNLAEMSFVQKDYARSSELRQRSLALRRELGNRRGEAFDTVMLGYNALRLGQPLEARQHFLEGLQIAQEVAAKPIQLDVLIGLAELELQQGQFQQALPMLHLAMQHPATSAEAKGRARQLLASLPPEAQGVGGISTPDLEHWVAQILQQPPA from the coding sequence ATGCTCCAGCTACGCCTGCTGGGCCCACCGTATGCCCAGCTCGAGGGTCAACGATGGGAGCTGGCTTCGGGCAAGCCAGTGTATTTGCTGCTGTATCTGGCCTACCAGGGTGACTGGGTCAGCCGGGCACACCTGGCCGCTTTGTTCTACCCCGACCAAGACGAACCCACCGCCCGCCACCGCCTGCGCTTGCTGCTCTCGCGCCTTCGGGAACTCCCCTGGGCCGGGGGGCTCGAGGCCGAACCCCAGCGCTTACGCTTTCGGGTAGCCACCGATGTGCAGGCTTTTCGCGCAGCCATCCAGCAGCAGGACTGGCCCAAAGCCATACAACTCCACCTGCAGCCCCTGCTAAACCAGTTTCCTATCCGTGAGGCCGACGCCTTTGAGGCCTGGCTCGAGGCGGAAAGGGAGGAGCTGCGCTCGCTCTGGCGGGAGGCCGTTCTGGAAACAACCCTTGCGCTGGGGCAAAATGGCCGCCACAAGGAAGCGGCTGGCCTGCTACGCCAGGTTTGGGAACAAGACATCTTCGACGAACAGATTCTGCAAGCCTATATGCGCAGCCTGCACGCACAGGGCAGTCGAGATGGCGTGCTGGCCGTGTTTGAACTGTTCAAAGGCCAGCTACAAAGCGAGCTGGGGCTGGCCCCCCTCCCCGAGACCGAACAACTGGCCGAGGCCATTCGGCAAGGACGGCCCCCGGCCCCCCCTCCAGCCCCGGCCAGGCTTCCCCTCCCAGACAGCCCCCTGATCGGTCGCCAAAGGGAGCTGGCGGAGCTGAGCTCGGGAGCCGCCCGGCTGCGGGTGCTTACGGGCATGGGCGGCGTGGGCAAAACCCGGCTGGCCCTGGAACTGGCCCAACAACAGACCGCACAACTGGCCCACGGAGCCTTTTTCGTCTCGTTGACAGGGGTGGAGAACCCTGAGCAACTCCCTTCCGCCATCGCCGAGGCCCTGGGGTTTACTTTCTTTGGCCCCAGGGAACCCAAAACCCAACTGCTGGATTACCTGAAGAACAAAGAACTGCTGCTGGTGCTGGACAACTTCGACCACCTGCTGCAAGAAGCCGGGCTGCTGGCAGAGATGCTCGAGCAGGCCCCCAAACTGCACCTGCTGGTCACATCGCGGCAACATCTGGATCTGCCCGAGGCCTGGAACTACCCCCTGACGGGCCTGCCCCGGCCCGACCCCAACAACCTGGAATCGTCCGAAGCCATCCAGCTGTTTGTGCAAGCCGCCCGGCGCAGCCGCCCCAACTTCCAGCCGACCCCAACCGACCTGCAAGCCATCGCCGAGCTCTGCCAGACCGTAGAGGGCTTACCCCTGGCCCTGGAGCTGGCCTCGGCCTGGGTGCGCGAGCTTTCCTGTAGAGAGATTCTGGAGGAGATACGCGACCACCAGGCGCTACTGGACCCAAAAACCAGCGGGATGGAGGCGGTGTTCGAGTATTCCTGGCACCTCCTCTCACCCGAGCAACAGCACCTGATGCTGGGACTGTCGCTGTTCCGGGGTGGGTTTAACCGAGCGGCCGCACAGAAGACCCAGGGGGCCTCGCATTACCTGCTGTTGAGCCTGGTAGGCCGCTCGTTGCTGCAAAAAGAACCCACCGGGCGTTACCAAATGCACCCGCTGTTGCAGCAATACACCTGGCATAAACTGGCCCGGCAACCCCAGCTCCAGAGCCAGCTACAGCGCCAACACGCCCTGTATTTTGCCGCTCTCCTCGAGGCCGGGGGTGAACAACTGCGCCAGGGACGTTGGGATCGGGTGGTGGATGAGGTGGCGGTGGAGGCCGAAAACATTCGTGCAGCCTGGGCTTGGTTGCTGGAGGGGCACCACTGGCCCCAGCTCGAGGCGGGTCTGGGGGCTTGGGGCCATTCTCTGAGCGCAAGGGGCCTGTACCGCGAGGGGGAGACAACCTTTGCCCGGCTGGCCGAAACGGCCCAGCGCGAAGGAAAGCCGCTCCTGTGGGCGCGGGCAACCCAGCGACGGGGCTGGTTTGGCTTGCAACTAGGCCAGACCGAGAGGGCCAAAGCACTGCTCGAGCAAAGCCTACCCCCCGTGGAACAGCAGCACCACACCGATGGCCTGCTGTTCGGCTACAACGGGCTGGGGGTGGCCTGGGAGCGACTGGGCGACTACCCCCAGGCCGAACACTGGTTCCAGAAGGCCCGCGCCCTCGCCGAACAAACCCAGAACACCGCCAGCCTGGCCAACATCCTCAACGGTCTGGGCAATACCTGCCGCTGGACTGGTAGGTTTGCCGAGGCCGCCGCGTATTTCCGACAAGGGCTGCGCCTGGCCGAGGCGGTGGGCAACCGGCAAACCACGGCTTTCCTGCTGGCCAACCTGGGCGGCGCACTATGGGAGCTGGGCGAACATCCAGCAGGTTGGCAGACCACCCAGCAAGCAGCGCAACTGGCCGAGGAACTCCAGCACTGGCCTTTGTTCTCGGGCTGTTTATCCAACCTGGCCGAGATGAGCTTCGTACAAAAGGACTATGCCCGGTCCAGCGAGCTGCGCCAGCGCAGCCTGGCTTTGCGGAGAGAGTTGGGCAACCGCCGGGGCGAGGCCTTCGATACGGTGATGCTGGGCTACAATGCCCTGCGATTGGGTCAGCCACTGGAGGCCCGGCAGCACTTCCTCGAGGGACTCCAGATCGCCCAGGAGGTGGCGGCCAAACCGATTCAACTGGATGTGCTGATTGGTCTGGCCGAACTCGAGCTGCAACAAGGCCAGTTCCAGCAAGCCCTGCCCATGTTGCACCTGGCCATGCAACACCCCGCTACCTCGGCCGAGGCCAAGGGACGCGCCCGCCAACTCCTGGCCTCCCTGCCACCTGAAGCACAGGGTGTGGGCGGCATTAGCACCCCAGATTTGGAGCATTGGGTAGCCCAAATCCTACAGCAGCCTCCGGCATGA
- a CDS encoding DinB family protein, with protein sequence MEKFEYVQKNLEALGDRDPLEVLAETPDLLTELFPRLDMRRGCELTHWTAGEIYCHLADLEIGYGFRLRQALAGTEEAQAFDHDRWGIRYRNYESYSARLALEAFCGLRRWNLELLRNLEPQDWNRVAYHPQRGPETISFIVKMLAGHDLRHLKELEYIASYVEAG encoded by the coding sequence ATGGAAAAATTCGAGTACGTCCAGAAGAACCTCGAGGCCCTGGGCGACCGTGACCCCCTGGAGGTGCTGGCAGAGACGCCCGATCTCCTGACCGAGCTATTCCCCCGGCTGGATATGCGCCGGGGTTGCGAACTGACCCACTGGACGGCGGGGGAAATCTACTGCCACCTGGCCGACCTCGAGATTGGCTATGGCTTCCGCCTGCGCCAGGCCCTGGCCGGCACCGAAGAGGCCCAGGCTTTCGACCACGACCGCTGGGGCATCCGCTACCGCAACTACGAGAGCTACTCGGCCAGGCTGGCCCTGGAGGCTTTTTGTGGTCTGCGACGGTGGAACCTCGAGCTCCTGCGCAACCTGGAGCCGCAGGACTGGAACAGGGTGGCTTACCACCCCCAACGCGGCCCCGAGACCATCTCGTTCATCGTAAAGATGCTGGCCGGCCACGACCTGCGGCATCTGAAGGAGCTCGAGTACATCGCCTCGTATGTGGAGGCGGGTTAA
- a CDS encoding GNAT family N-acetyltransferase: protein MNPHLTQPITLEGHLVRLEPLTMAHLPALLEMTQLEEYPYTTVPRSEVDMRRYIQAALDEQAQGQALPFATVDKRAGRVVGSTRFMAFEYWPWPENSPHHRPQQPDAVEIGHTWLAPPAQRTGLNTEAKLLMLTHAFEGLGVRRVTLKTDARNLRSRRAIERLGAHLDGILRAHRPAADGGIRDSAMYSILAEEWPVVKTRLLGLLAQTRQAGKLPDLL from the coding sequence ATGAACCCCCACCTCACCCAACCCATCACCCTCGAGGGTCACCTCGTCCGGCTCGAGCCCCTCACCATGGCACACCTGCCCGCCCTGCTGGAGATGACCCAGCTCGAGGAATACCCCTACACCACCGTGCCCAGGTCGGAAGTGGACATGCGGCGCTATATTCAAGCCGCCCTGGACGAGCAGGCCCAGGGACAGGCCCTGCCCTTTGCAACGGTGGACAAGCGGGCCGGTCGCGTGGTGGGTAGCACCCGCTTTATGGCCTTCGAGTACTGGCCCTGGCCCGAAAACAGCCCCCACCACCGCCCCCAGCAGCCCGATGCGGTGGAGATCGGCCACACCTGGCTGGCCCCACCGGCCCAGCGCACCGGCCTCAACACCGAGGCCAAGCTCCTGATGCTCACCCACGCCTTCGAGGGGCTGGGGGTGCGTCGGGTGACGCTCAAGACCGACGCACGCAACCTGCGCTCACGCCGGGCCATCGAGCGGCTGGGAGCGCATCTCGACGGGATTCTCCGGGCTCACCGACCCGCAGCCGACGGCGGCATTCGCGATAGCGCGATGTACAGCATTCTGGCCGAGGAGTGGCCGGTGGTTAAGACCCGGCTTTTGGGCTTACTGGCCCAGACACGCCAAGCTGGAAAGCTGCCCGATCTGCTTTAA
- a CDS encoding FMN-binding negative transcriptional regulator, which translates to MYLPQHFAVTDPVVLFDLMRQFGFATLVSVHEGRPFATHIPFTVYPERNLLASHIARANPQWTSFNQNQEVLVIFQGDHTYISPGWYEKHPSVPTWNYMTVHAYGKVQIVEESAAVKALLRDLVVQYEQQWKMEELPEDYLHGMMKGIVAFQIEITRLLGKFKLSQNRSRADRERVIAALEQSPNPSDRAVARKMKKHSEQV; encoded by the coding sequence ATGTATCTACCCCAGCACTTTGCCGTGACCGACCCAGTGGTGCTGTTCGACCTAATGCGGCAGTTTGGCTTTGCTACCCTGGTCTCGGTGCATGAAGGCAGGCCCTTTGCCACCCACATACCCTTTACGGTCTACCCCGAGCGCAACCTGCTGGCCAGCCATATAGCCCGTGCCAACCCTCAGTGGACCAGCTTCAATCAGAACCAAGAGGTGCTGGTGATCTTCCAGGGTGACCACACCTATATATCGCCAGGCTGGTACGAAAAACATCCCAGCGTACCGACCTGGAACTACATGACCGTCCACGCCTACGGCAAGGTGCAGATTGTTGAGGAGTCCGCTGCAGTGAAAGCCCTTTTGCGCGACCTGGTTGTGCAGTACGAGCAGCAGTGGAAGATGGAGGAACTTCCCGAGGACTACCTACACGGCATGATGAAAGGGATTGTGGCCTTCCAGATCGAGATTACCCGGCTTTTGGGCAAGTTCAAGCTATCGCAAAACCGCAGCCGGGCAGACCGGGAGCGGGTTATTGCAGCCCTGGAGCAAAGCCCCAACCCCAGCGACCGGGCTGTTGCCCGAAAGATGAAAAAGCATTCAGAACAAGTATGA
- a CDS encoding ABC transporter substrate-binding protein, which produces MNRRQVLKAGLAASTVYSPWMIARAQARPVKLAAILPLTGAFAFAGNAALDAFRDAADRINDAGGIGGRRFELVVEDDGYDVARGTAVFNRIVQRESPEELVFVYGDSTGLSKALAPEITRLRLPYTATSFSNELADPKTYPTIFVFGPTYNDMAGALLQQIRRQKGRGAKIFLCYSNSEFGRDPIPFIKEQSARLGFQIVGEEVTPLAIADATPIVTKLRQTQPDFVIMHGYVLTVEPLVVRAAREQGVRATFMGTYYSAELALMQRAGAAADGFIVAYHNAYYYDTTVPAVEQIRALRRSKGRDLSYRTTYYMGSWMAMDVIAEAMRRANAAGKLTRPGMIEALESLGDYNAGGQVRNMRWVNHRLPFTKLWRANVRDGRFDAITDWVDGSKL; this is translated from the coding sequence ATGAACCGTCGGCAAGTGCTCAAAGCTGGTCTAGCTGCTTCTACCGTATACAGCCCCTGGATGATCGCCCGTGCGCAGGCCCGGCCGGTCAAACTCGCGGCCATTCTCCCCCTCACGGGTGCTTTTGCTTTCGCGGGTAATGCGGCCCTGGATGCTTTCCGCGATGCCGCCGACCGCATCAACGACGCTGGGGGTATTGGCGGTCGGCGCTTCGAGCTGGTGGTCGAGGACGATGGCTACGACGTAGCCCGCGGAACGGCCGTCTTCAACCGCATCGTCCAGCGCGAAAGCCCGGAGGAGTTGGTGTTTGTCTACGGCGACTCCACCGGTCTTTCCAAGGCCCTGGCCCCCGAGATTACCCGCCTGCGCCTGCCCTACACGGCCACCTCCTTCTCCAACGAGCTGGCCGACCCCAAAACCTACCCCACCATCTTCGTCTTTGGCCCTACCTACAACGACATGGCCGGGGCTCTGTTGCAGCAGATTCGCCGTCAGAAAGGCCGCGGGGCCAAAATTTTCCTGTGCTACTCCAACTCCGAGTTCGGGCGTGACCCCATCCCCTTCATCAAGGAGCAGTCGGCCCGGCTGGGCTTCCAGATAGTAGGCGAAGAGGTAACCCCCTTGGCCATCGCCGATGCCACCCCCATCGTGACCAAGCTACGCCAGACCCAGCCCGACTTCGTGATTATGCACGGCTACGTGCTCACCGTGGAGCCGCTGGTGGTGCGGGCGGCCCGCGAGCAGGGCGTTCGGGCTACCTTCATGGGCACCTACTACTCGGCTGAGCTGGCTCTGATGCAGCGGGCCGGGGCGGCGGCCGATGGCTTCATCGTGGCCTACCACAACGCCTACTACTACGACACCACGGTGCCGGCGGTGGAGCAGATCCGGGCCCTGCGCCGTTCCAAAGGCCGCGACCTCTCGTACCGCACCACCTACTACATGGGTTCCTGGATGGCCATGGACGTGATCGCCGAGGCCATGCGCCGGGCCAACGCGGCGGGCAAGCTGACCCGCCCCGGCATGATCGAGGCCCTGGAAAGCCTGGGCGATTACAACGCTGGCGGCCAGGTGCGCAACATGCGCTGGGTGAACCACCGTCTGCCCTTCACCAAGCTCTGGCGGGCCAACGTGCGGGATGGCCGCTTCGATGCCATTACCGACTGGGTAGACGGTTCTAAGCTCTAA
- a CDS encoding branched-chain amino acid ABC transporter permease — protein MDLALVIQTALNGLANGALYAVIAAGFVLVYRATSVVNFAIAEFILIGAYLTYTMSLFFPLLLAILLALPLAFVFGVLVERGFVRPLLGRNVVAVIMATIGLAATLDGATLILWGPDQKAMGAADISQLPKEMPNLAFSLGGVFLSSKAVWSLILALPLAILLVVALKYSRYGVLLRAVSESETAALAMGINAPRVVAVAWGISAVMATIGGAFLAGAAGGGGPGHHLILLGLIVFPVAILGGFDSVPGAVVAGLLIGLIEAFSQLYLESLLPGITQAIPFLIVLLVLLFRPYGLFGQHRIERV, from the coding sequence ATGGATCTGGCCTTAGTCATCCAAACCGCCCTCAACGGCCTGGCCAACGGTGCGCTGTATGCAGTGATTGCCGCTGGGTTTGTGCTGGTCTACCGCGCAACCAGCGTGGTCAACTTCGCCATTGCGGAGTTCATACTCATCGGTGCTTACCTGACCTACACCATGTCGCTTTTTTTCCCGCTGCTCTTGGCCATTCTGCTGGCCCTGCCCCTGGCCTTTGTCTTTGGGGTGCTGGTCGAGCGGGGGTTCGTGCGGCCCCTCCTGGGGCGAAACGTGGTGGCGGTGATTATGGCAACCATTGGTCTGGCTGCCACCCTGGACGGGGCCACCCTCATCCTGTGGGGCCCCGACCAGAAAGCCATGGGGGCCGCTGATATCTCCCAGTTACCCAAGGAGATGCCCAACCTGGCCTTTAGCCTGGGGGGGGTGTTTCTTTCTTCCAAAGCGGTGTGGAGCTTAATTCTGGCCCTGCCCCTGGCCATTCTGCTGGTGGTGGCGCTCAAATACAGCCGCTACGGGGTGCTATTGCGGGCGGTCTCGGAGAGTGAAACCGCTGCGCTGGCCATGGGCATCAATGCGCCTCGAGTGGTGGCGGTAGCCTGGGGCATCTCGGCCGTGATGGCTACCATTGGCGGTGCGTTTCTGGCAGGCGCAGCGGGGGGCGGCGGCCCCGGCCATCACCTGATTTTGCTTGGGCTGATCGTCTTCCCGGTGGCCATCCTGGGGGGCTTCGATTCGGTGCCGGGCGCGGTGGTAGCGGGCCTGCTGATTGGCCTGATCGAGGCCTTCTCGCAACTTTACCTCGAGTCCCTGCTGCCGGGTATCACCCAGGCCATCCCCTTCCTGATTGTGCTCTTGGTGCTGCTGTTCCGCCCCTATGGCTTGTTTGGCCAGCACCGCATCGAGCGGGTGTGA
- a CDS encoding ABC transporter ATP-binding protein, translating into MAEINVENLKVVYRGVILALQGVSMRAGAGEAVALLGPNGAGKSTLVRAISGLLPQYDGRVLDGKIAINGQETHHLPALKVAELGLTAILEGRPIFRYLTVTENLRAAGHKLTAQRQKEITDEIFTRFPRIYERRFEQGGYLSGGEQQMLLLGMALLTEPKILVVDEPSLGLSPKLTEEVMRVLDELRRDKGLTLVLVEQNARAAFSIVERVYVMEQGRVVFEGTAQEAQADADVMEFYLGGAVAGGFAEAKRYRRRKRWV; encoded by the coding sequence ATGGCCGAAATTAACGTTGAGAACCTAAAAGTGGTCTACAGGGGGGTCATCCTGGCCCTGCAGGGGGTGAGCATGCGGGCCGGGGCCGGCGAGGCGGTGGCGCTTCTGGGCCCCAACGGCGCGGGCAAAAGCACCCTGGTGCGAGCCATCTCGGGGCTCCTGCCGCAGTATGATGGGCGGGTACTGGACGGAAAAATTGCCATCAACGGACAGGAAACCCACCACCTGCCCGCCCTTAAGGTGGCCGAGCTGGGCCTGACCGCCATCCTCGAGGGCCGCCCCATCTTTCGCTACCTCACCGTGACCGAAAACCTGCGGGCCGCGGGGCACAAGCTAACCGCGCAGCGCCAGAAAGAGATAACCGACGAGATTTTTACCCGTTTCCCCCGCATCTACGAGCGCCGCTTCGAGCAGGGGGGCTACCTTTCGGGCGGCGAGCAGCAGATGCTCCTGCTGGGTATGGCCCTTCTCACCGAGCCCAAGATTCTGGTGGTGGACGAACCCAGCCTGGGGCTTTCGCCCAAGCTGACCGAGGAGGTCATGCGGGTACTGGACGAGCTGCGGCGCGACAAGGGCCTTACCCTGGTGCTGGTGGAGCAGAACGCACGGGCGGCTTTTTCCATCGTGGAGCGGGTGTATGTGATGGAGCAGGGCCGGGTAGTCTTCGAGGGCACCGCCCAGGAAGCCCAGGCCGACGCCGACGTGATGGAGTTTTACTTAGGGGGTGCGGTGGCCGGAGGTTTCGCAGAGGCCAAGCGGTATCGGCGACGGAAAAGGTGGGTGTAA
- a CDS encoding ABC transporter ATP-binding protein, which translates to MSKVLLEAHDLHLSFRGVKALVGVSFSVSEGDLFAVIGPNGAGKTSLLNVLSGLYRPQQGRVVFLGEDLAGQSPQQRVRKGLGRTFQNLELFRGMTVLDNVKLGAELAVGSYTDLMPKAQIEWKIRHHAEEVLDYLHLSPYRHVPAGALPYGLQKRVEVARALAGRPKLLLLDEPMAGLSLEEKQDLARFLLDARREWGVTLVLVEHDLKAVLELSTGVLVMSYGEVLYQGAPAGVRENPRVAEAYLGRSA; encoded by the coding sequence ATGTCTAAGGTACTGCTGGAAGCCCACGACCTGCACCTCTCCTTCCGGGGTGTAAAGGCGCTGGTGGGCGTAAGTTTTAGCGTTTCGGAAGGCGACCTATTCGCGGTGATTGGCCCCAACGGCGCGGGCAAGACCAGCCTGCTCAACGTGTTGTCGGGGTTATATAGGCCCCAGCAGGGCCGGGTGGTGTTTCTGGGTGAAGACCTGGCCGGCCAGAGCCCCCAGCAGCGGGTGCGCAAGGGGCTGGGGCGCACCTTCCAGAACCTCGAGCTCTTCCGCGGCATGACCGTGCTGGACAACGTGAAGCTGGGGGCCGAGCTGGCCGTGGGCAGTTACACCGATCTGATGCCCAAAGCCCAGATCGAATGGAAGATTCGCCACCACGCCGAAGAGGTGCTGGACTACCTGCACCTCTCGCCGTACCGCCACGTGCCGGCCGGGGCCCTGCCCTACGGCCTGCAAAAGCGGGTGGAGGTGGCTCGAGCCCTGGCCGGACGGCCCAAGCTGCTGCTACTGGACGAGCCCATGGCCGGGCTGAGCCTGGAAGAAAAACAAGACCTGGCCCGCTTTCTGCTGGATGCCCGGCGTGAGTGGGGCGTTACGTTGGTGCTGGTGGAACACGACCTTAAAGCCGTGCTGGAGCTTTCGACCGGGGTGCTGGTGATGTCCTACGGAGAGGTCTTGTACCAGGGAGCCCCGGCGGGGGTGCGGGAGAACCCGCGCGTGGCCGAAGCCTATCTGGGGAGGAGTGCATGA
- a CDS encoding AMP-binding protein codes for MSQTLIEFLAHHAQTKPQAPALRVKRLGVWETTSWAHLKEKVEQLAGGLLELGLEPGKVLAILGQNAPEWVISEVAAQTVGAMPMGIYADAMPEEVGYFIEFSECAGIVVSDEEQLDKVLPHLDKLKFVLVWEEAGMSKYWNERVRPFSSVLELGKTEKNRQAVRAAQAQVRPDTVALLAPTSGTTARSKLAMLTHAQLIAGAEAGRETISIRGGEWVFSYLPLPWIGEQMLTVVRNLTDGTVVHFPEDVITVREDVKEVQPDFYLAPARLWEDAAAIVRSRMEDADGLKKAVYRWGMGVLLECAQREFRKEPIGFGLNLARALAYPLVARPLRARMGLAACRIAATGGAPLGPEVFTFFRALGVDIRQVYGQSETAATSVAHLPGDTPPETVGKPLPNTQVRIAEDGEIQVKGGQVFAGYFKNEAATRETFTEDGWFRTGDAGFFNENGHLVLLGRLKEVGALADGTRFAPQFLENRLKYSPYIREAVVIGHAKPFVTALIELDPENTQNWARKRGIVFSTYQSLTSNPQVYELIAEELRMACETLPEELRVRRFAILPKELHADDEEITRTRKVKRGTVESRYAALLAALYDGSKKVKLTLPIRYLEGQGTLEAEVQIADVGRPMDEAKVRA; via the coding sequence ATGAGTCAGACCCTGATTGAATTCCTGGCCCATCACGCCCAGACCAAGCCCCAGGCTCCCGCCCTGCGGGTCAAGCGCCTGGGGGTGTGGGAGACCACCTCCTGGGCCCACCTCAAAGAGAAGGTCGAGCAGCTCGCGGGGGGTTTGCTGGAACTGGGCCTGGAGCCTGGTAAGGTGCTGGCTATTCTGGGTCAGAACGCGCCGGAATGGGTCATATCCGAAGTGGCGGCCCAGACCGTAGGGGCCATGCCCATGGGCATCTACGCCGATGCTATGCCGGAGGAGGTGGGCTACTTCATCGAGTTCTCCGAGTGCGCGGGCATTGTGGTCTCGGACGAGGAGCAACTGGATAAGGTGCTGCCCCACCTGGACAAACTAAAGTTTGTGCTGGTCTGGGAAGAGGCCGGCATGAGCAAATACTGGAACGAGCGGGTAAGGCCCTTTAGCAGCGTGCTGGAGCTGGGCAAGACCGAGAAAAACCGCCAGGCTGTGCGGGCCGCGCAAGCCCAGGTCAGGCCCGATACGGTGGCGCTCTTGGCCCCCACCTCCGGCACCACGGCCCGCAGCAAGCTGGCCATGCTGACCCACGCCCAACTGATCGCCGGGGCCGAGGCGGGCCGCGAGACCATCAGCATCCGCGGCGGGGAGTGGGTGTTTTCGTACCTGCCGCTGCCCTGGATTGGCGAGCAGATGCTCACGGTGGTGCGCAACCTTACCGACGGCACGGTGGTGCACTTCCCCGAGGATGTGATCACCGTGCGCGAGGATGTCAAAGAGGTGCAGCCCGACTTTTATCTGGCCCCGGCAAGGCTGTGGGAGGATGCAGCGGCTATTGTGCGCAGCCGGATGGAGGACGCCGACGGGCTCAAGAAGGCCGTCTACCGCTGGGGTATGGGGGTGTTGCTCGAGTGCGCCCAGCGCGAGTTCCGCAAAGAGCCCATTGGCTTCGGGCTCAACCTGGCCCGCGCCCTGGCGTATCCGCTGGTGGCCCGCCCGCTCCGGGCCCGCATGGGGCTGGCGGCCTGCCGCATCGCCGCTACGGGGGGGGCCCCGCTGGGCCCCGAGGTGTTTACCTTTTTCCGCGCGCTGGGGGTGGATATCCGCCAGGTCTACGGCCAGTCCGAGACCGCGGCCACCAGCGTGGCCCACCTGCCCGGCGACACCCCGCCCGAGACGGTGGGCAAGCCCCTGCCCAATACCCAGGTGCGCATCGCCGAGGATGGCGAGATTCAGGTCAAGGGCGGGCAGGTTTTTGCGGGGTATTTCAAGAACGAGGCTGCTACCAGGGAAACTTTCACCGAGGACGGTTGGTTCCGCACCGGCGATGCGGGCTTCTTCAACGAAAACGGCCATCTGGTGCTGCTGGGCCGGCTCAAGGAGGTGGGGGCGCTGGCCGACGGCACCCGGTTTGCGCCGCAATTCCTGGAGAACCGCCTCAAATACTCGCCCTACATTCGCGAGGCCGTGGTGATCGGTCACGCCAAGCCGTTTGTGACCGCCCTGATTGAGCTCGACCCCGAGAACACCCAGAACTGGGCCCGCAAGCGCGGCATCGTGTTCTCCACCTACCAGAGCCTGACCTCCAACCCGCAGGTCTACGAGCTCATTGCCGAAGAGCTGCGCATGGCCTGCGAAACCCTACCCGAAGAGCTTCGGGTGCGCCGCTTTGCCATCCTGCCCAAAGAGCTGCATGCCGACGACGAGGAAATCACCCGCACCCGCAAGGTCAAGCGGGGTACGGTGGAGTCCCGCTACGCTGCTTTGCTAGCGGCGCTGTACGATGGCTCCAAAAAGGTAAAGCTAACGCTGCCCATCCGCTACCTCGAGGGCCAGGGCACCCTCGAGGCCGAGGTGCAGATTGCCGATGTGGGCAGGCCAATGGATGAAGCAAAAGTACGCGCCTAA